Genomic DNA from Carnobacterium divergens DSM 20623:
CAAGTTTTCTTCATGGTTTTCATTTAATACACAATAGCTACAGTACCTTACACACTTTCATTTTTGTGTATTTTTATTTATTTAACTCGTTATTTATTAATTGTTAATTGAACTTTATTGTCAATAAACATTTGAACAATATAGGCTACTTCATCTTCTACCATTAGAACGCCATATTGTTTTTCAATTGCCATTAAAGCTGTTTTAACAATATCCATTTCGATTCGATGTTGTTTTTTATACTCTTCTAAATTAGGAAAATTACGAATAACCGTCCCTACTTTTAGGCGTTCAACTAAAAAGGCTAAGTGAATCATAATTCCTGTATCGACACCCGGTTCAACAATAATATGCATATCTGTTTGAAGTTGGTGGACAATTTTTTGAGAAAGCATCACTAGTTTATGAACCGAACCAACATTACGAATCGTTCCTTCTAGTGATTGAATCATTTGTTCTACAGGAATTTCTTCGTCAACAATTCGTTTTAAAATATTTAATTTTTCATCATTAAAAATATCATAGGCTGAAAAATATGGAATGTTTTGATAATCAAATTCAACAGTCCCAACAATCGCTTTAATTTCATATTCTTCCATCAAATCATCAATATGTTGTTTGAATGCTTCCCTGTGTAAAAATTGTAATTGAATAATTTTCGTGCGGCTTTCATCAATTACAGGGCTGATTCGCTCGTTTAAATGTTTTGCTACACCTTCCCCTGTAAAACAGGTGACTAATACAGCTTTTTTTTGCGGTTTTTCATTGGTTAAAGGATGTTTTGAATAATTTTCAAATGAAAGTTGGCAATTTTGATAAATGTCTTCCAACGTTCTTCCTACAGATGCCATTCTTACTGCTTCTAACACAATAGGGGTACTTACCATAGAAAGGGATTTTGTACGAATGCCTAGTTCTTCAGAAAGCATATTGCCAAAAGAAGTTAGCGAACCCATGTCGGACAATACTAATAACCCATGTTTATAAGACTCTCGATCTGCAAGTATTGTTGTTTTAACGCGCTCATACATCTTTTGAACTTCCATCGTCAATGGCATATCAATAGCGACTCCAACTTTGGTGTCTAGCAATTCTTGTACAGTCTCTAACATACTAGTTGCTGTTGATCGCCCATGCATTAGAACCATAATAGAGACGAGTTCTTCTTGCGGTACTACTGCGTCGCTAATATCAATCGTTAAAAACATGGTAATAAAACCGATTTCATCAAAAGGGATTTCAATTTGTAAACTTTCTTCAATCATACCAGATAAATCAATGGCTACTTGGAATTCTTTTGAATAATTTTTTCGAACATTGTTTAAATCTGGATGAACAATTTGACGATTTTCTTTGATACGTTCAATCGAACTTTGCAAATGTAGTGCAAATGCAAAACGCGCTTTTGGATTGTAGCTTCGATCTAGTCGTTCTTCGGCTAAGTCATAGAGTTGGTCCGTTAAACTTCGAATATCTTCTGGGATCAAATCTTGATGAACTTCACTCATCGATAATTTTTCAACATAATCTCTAAAATATTTGTTCATATCTGTTGCCATTAATTCTTCTAAATTGATGTCATCAATTGAACCTGTTGCTAAAATTTCATCTACTTTTTCCTCAATAATACTGTATACACCCATATCTTTATCTGTTTCTTGACCACTTGGAACATAGCTAAATTGACTGGTTTTATGATCAATTAATCGTTCCATACGTTCAGGCGCTTCTTTGACTAAAAGCAATCCTTTTTGAACTTGTAATGGCAAATCTTTTTGGGAAATACGTAAATATTCTTCTTGGTGAGTTCGGTAGTGTAAAAATGCTTTCGCGCATACTAATTTTAAATCTCTTTGGACTTGTCCAATATTGCCCTCTGCATGGTATAACATGAAAGCTAATAATACTTCTCTTTCTACGACAATTTTTTGGCCAAGACGATCTGATTCTTTTTGTAAAAAAGTAGCAACTAATTCATAGCGTTCATCAATTGATCTTTCTTCTAATGGAGGTAATGTAATCATCATTGGAATACGGCGATTAAACGTTGACAGTAATGTATCAGAATTTTCTGTTGTCGCTCCTATAATTTGAACACTTGCTTCATGGACTTGACTGCTTTCACCTAGCGGACGGTAAATCCCTTTATCGATGAAAGTAAAGAGCATTTCTTGTCCTTCTGGAGGCAAACGATGGATCTCATCTAAAAAAAGAATTCCTCCATTTGCTTTATTCATTAACCCAGGGCGATCTTCGGCAGCCCCTGTATAGGAACCTTTTTTAACACCAAAAATATGACCAAATAATAATTGAGGATTTTGAGCATAATCCGCGCAGTTGAAAGAAATAAAAGGAGCGTCTGCGGCTAATGTTTCTGACTCTACTGCAAAGTGGTACATCGACTCAGCAAATAGGGATTTACCTGTTCCTGTTTTACCAAAAATAATAGTGTGTAATCCTCTTGGGGGATATAAAATGGCCGCTTTTGCTTGTTGAATCATTACTTTAAGAGATTCTTTATTCCCAATAAGATGAGCAAAGGATTCAGTATCATTTGTCGCATGTTCTTTCTTTTTATCAAGGCGTTGATACAAAACTGGTCTGCCGTTTATTTTTTCAATGGCTTTTTCTTTAAACAAATCATTTAAATATCTACTTACGTTTGCACGATCTAAATCCAATTCTTTTGCAATCTCAACTGCTGTAAATTGTTCAGATCGATTTTCTAAAAAATTTAAAATATCTTTTTTTCGATTAGACAACTAGTATTCCCCCAATCTAAACTTGTTCAAACTTCTATTTTTAAATAAAATGGGCTTTTTTATCTTTATTCTTTTGTTTTTCTTCTTGCCCCTTTGTTTTTTTGATCTTTCTTTTTGTTTTTTCTTTTTTTAGGAATTTCTGGAGTAGGAGCATTTTTTTTCTTTTCTTTTTTTACTTTTGGAGAAGCTGGTTTACTTTCTACTTCAACTTGTTCTGTTTGTTCTGGACGCTCAGTAACAATTTCTCCGCCAAATAGATATAATGGCGTTAATTCAATCTCTAAAGGCTCGACAATTTTTTTAAATTCACGACGTTCTCGATCATTCACCAAGGTTAAAACTGTTCCGTCAGCCCCCATTCTAGCCGTTCTGCCTGAACGATGAATATAGCTTTCTTTAGTCATCGGTAAATCATATTGAATCACATAAGGCAAACCGTGAATGTCTAATCCTCTTGACGCCACATCAGTTGTTAATAAAAGTTTTACTTTTTTATTTCTAAATTGTTGCAAAGCGTGTTGACGTTCTGTTTTATATTTTTCTCCATGTAAGACCGCAACGGAAACACCTTCATAACTTAATTTTTCAGCTACAGTTACTAAATTGGCTACGTTATTGATAAATACCAAACCACTGAAGTCAGGGAGTTGTGTTAATCGTTTAATAACTTCAACACGTTTTCTTGTTGGCGTTTCAATATAGCCATGAACAACGGTCCCATGTGACTCATCTTCATTCGTTACATCAATCCATAGTGGATCGCTATTAAACCATTTTGGCATCTCAGTCATGATTTCATTACTGGTTGCTGAGAAAAAACCCATTTGTCGTTCATTTGGCATGTTAGCCACTACTTTTCTAACAGTTGCTAACTGATCTTGTTGAAGTAAATGATCTGCTTCATCTAAAATGACTGTTTTCACTTGGTGTAATTTTAATTTTTTTAAATCAGAAATTTCTAAAATTCGACCTGCTGTTCCTACAATAATTTCAGGCTTGTCTCTTAATTTTTCTAGTTGACGTTTAATATTGGCTCCACCAATTAAGGGTTGAACTTTAATGTCTACTTGTTTCGCCCATTCTTTTACAACGGCTGCCACTTGAACAGCTAATTCTTGTGAGGGTGTTAAAATAACAACTTGTAACCCAGCCTTTGGCACGATTGTTTCTAAAAGCGGGAGTGTGTAAGCCACTGTTTTTCCTGTTCCAGTTGGTGAAATGCCGATCACGTCTTTGCCTTCAATTAATGGCGTAAATACTTTTTCTTGAATTGCAGAAGGTTGATTGTACGCTAATTTTTCCCAGTATGCTTGTAGTTCGTTTGTTAGTTTATCCATAGTGTGTAATTTCCCCGTTTCTCTATCGTTCATCTTATCTATTATACTTTAAAAAAACGTCCTTTTGTTGGATATTTTTAATAAATTCCTTTTTTATTTAAATTACTCTATTTTATTATCCGCAATTTAAATTTATATCATCAAAAAACCATTAGATTTTTTCATCCAATGGTTTTTGTTTACTTATTTAAATTTTATCTGCGTCAAAAACAATGCCTGCATCGTCTCTAAGTTTTTTCAGCACTTCATTCACTTGTTGACTTAGCAATAACCACGATTGATAAAGCTCTTGATTTTTTTTATCTTCTGGATGATTCAATACTTTAGCAAAGGCTTTTGCTTCATCTACCATTGGATTTTCTTGAGGGGGTGTTGCTAGTTCTTGACGTGTCGCTGTTTTACGGTCAATAACTTCAATTGACGAAATGGCGTTTACTCCATCCATAAGAATGGTTTGATTAAGTGTGTAGATTTCTGAAGGTAAGTACGAATCAACCATTTTACCTGTTAAGAGTGTCACATCGAAACCTGGATATCTTAAAATCATGGTTCCCATTCCGTCAACTTCCGTTGCGATTTTTTGTGCAAAATAATGACAGCTTATCGGCATCCCAAACCAACCAATTGCAGCATACACACCATACACACCTAAATCAGATAAAGCACCCCCTGAAAAGTGTGGTGAAAAAATATTGGGTTCTTGTCCTTCTAGCACTTGATCATAGCGAGAAGAGTATTTCATATAAGTAAAGGTTGCCCCTTTGATATCATCTATTTTCGTTAATTCTTCTTTTACAATTGCAAAATTTTGTTCGTGGATATGTCTTGCTGCTTCTAAGAGAAATACATCGTTTTCTTCGGCTACTTGTTTAGCAGCATGCCATTCTGTTGGATTTGAAAACATCGGCTTTTCAACGATTACATGTTTTTTTGCTTTCATTAATGTCAACGCTTGTTGAAAATGTAGGCTATTTGGCGAAGCAATATAAACAACATCAATTCCTGGATGGTTTGCAAAATCTTCTAATTTTGTCTCAAAAATAGTGGCTCCATAAGGTTTTCCAAAAGTTTCAGCTTGTTCCTTTTTTCGTGAATAAACAGCCACTAGCTGGTACTCTTTTGTTTCAATGGCAGCATCAATAAATTGATTCGTAATCCAGTTTGTTCCAATAATTCCTAAATTTAACATTGCTTCACGTCCTCAATTAGTTTCATCGTCCTATTAAATCAATTTAGTTTAAAAGGAATCGACTTATTTATTGTAATCGTTTTAGGGGTCACCTGACAAGTATAAGCTATTGTATTAACACCAGTTTTTAATGCGTTTTCCATTGCTTCTTGAAGCGCTGGCTGCATCTTTCGATTAATTGTTGCAGATTCTACTCCTTCCATTTGAACAATAAAACAAACACATCCATAGAATCCTACTTTCACGGCATGAATTAGTTCATTAACGTGTTTTAATCCTCTTAAAGTTGGAGCATCTGGAAATGACACTTGGTTATTTTTTTCTAGGGTCATTCCTTTTACTTCAATAAATCCTTTTTCAGATTTATCGGTTTCAAAATAAAAATCAAATTTTGAATTTTGATACACAACTTCTCTTTTTAAGGTTTGAATGATTCCTTTAACCCCTGGCAACTGCATTTTTCCAGTCAATAAGCTTTCCTCAACTATTTCATTAGGAACTTGACTGTCAATATTTATCAGTCTATTTCCTTTTAAAACCGAAATTAAGTCATAATCTGTTTTTCTCGTTTTAGAGGGAACATAATTTAGGTATACCGTCACTCCTGGTATGAGCAATTCTTTGCATCGTCCAGTGTTTTTAACGTGTGTTACAATCTCTTTTCCTGCAACTTGGCAGATAGCAATAAAACGATTTGGTCGTTCGATAAAGGTTCCTTTCACAATCTCTCGATACTCTACCATAAAACACCTCATCTATTTTAATTTAGTCTGTTTTTTTCTATACTAAAAAATCGAAAAGCTAAAAAGAAATTCTCTTAGCCTTTCGATTTTATTTTAACCCATCTCATTAAGGATATCCATGTCTTCATCTGATAATTCAAAATCAAAAATCGCTGCATTTTCAATTAATCGTTCTTTATGGGTTGTTTTAGGGATAGGAATAACGTCTCTTTGAATATTCCATCGTAATACCACCTGTGAAACTGTTTTATTGTGTCTATTCGCAATTTTCAATAATTTATTTTCAGTAGTTAATTTGCCTCTTTTTAATGGTGAGTAAGCCATTGAGACAATGTTTTTACTCTCACAAAATTCATGTAGCTCTTCTTGACTATGACCGGGGTAAATTTCATATTGATTGACCGTCGGTTTTATTTTAGCTGATTTTAATAAGGGTGTTAAATCACCCCGGGTAAAGTTTGCTACTCCTAGCGCTCTTACTCGTCCAGCTTCCACTAAAGTTTCCATCGCTTGCCAGGTATCTAAATTAACATCATCTGATTCATTTGGCCAGTGAATCAATAATAGATCGATATATTCTAATTCAAGTCGTTTAAAGCTTGCTTCAAATGCTTTCACTGTATTATCAAAACCCATTTCATTTTTCCAAATTTTCGTCACAACAAAAAGTTCTTCTCTTGAAATGCCTGCATTGATTGCTCGATTGATACCTCGGCCAACTCCGACTTCATTATTGTACATCGTCGCTGTATCGATCAAGCGATAGCCATTCATAATTGCCGTAAAAACAACTTCTTCTACTTCGTTGTCGTCCATACCGTATGTTCCTAATCCTATACCTGGAATCGTTAACCCGTTTTTCAAAGGCAATCTGTCTAATAAACTTACTACCATTCGTATCACGCTCCTTTATAGATTAAGTTAAGTGTAACGAATTTAAAGAGTGAATTCAAAGAATAACCCTTATACTAAAGTAGCCTAGTCAAACCTATTTTAGTGTGTCTGCTAAATAGGAAGTGCGCTAAGGATTACCATTAACAGACATAAAAAAATCATACTAATAGTAAATTTTTTGTATAACATCAATAGAGCAATATATTCACGAATTAGTGCTGTTGGTAAAAAATAGAGCGCCGTTGGAGCTCCAACTCCTTCTGCCTTTAATTGGGCTTTTCTAGCATACAGTGCACCTCTTAAAACATGATAATTATTAGTTGAAAAGAGAATTTTTGGATTTTCTTTATCATTTTTCCAATCTTCGAAAATTATTTTTTTAGAAAATTTCATATTCTCATAGGTTGTCGTTGAAGCATCTTCAACCAAAATTTTTTCTTCTGGGATTTGTTGAGATAGTAAGTACTTCTTCATAGCAAACGCTTCTGATACTGGCTCATCTGCTCCTTGCCCACCGCTCACAACTATTTTACTAGAACTATTTTTAACGTAATATTCAATGGCTTTATCCAACCGACTTTTTAGTAAGGGGGGAACTTCTTCACTTTTTATTCCTGAACCCAGAACAATAATATAATCAATTTGTTTTTTTATAGGAATCATTTGATACATCCAAGAATAAAATAAATAACAAATAAAGAAAAAAGAAATCAACAGATCACTTAAGATCAAAAATAAAATTGCTGAAAAAAGAACTAAATGTATTTCACCTGATCCGATAGTTATTAAATAAAAAAAAGCAGGTACAACAATCAATAAATTCAATCCTAATAACGCTGAAAGTTTTGCAGTTACACTACGCCCTTCCTTAGTATTCATAATATGTGTATTAACAATAAAGAAAATACTGACACCTAAAAATAATACCGGAAATAGTAAATAAACAATCATTAGAACAATAAATGAACCTTTGTTAGACACTTCACCTATTTGAACTAATAGTAATGACAACAAAGTTAGCGTAAGAAAAATACTTCCAAATGCTACACTCATTCCTCCAAAAAAACTGCGACGCTCTCTTAATAAAACCACCATACCTATTATAATAAAACAACTTGCTAAAATAACGAACTCCATACTTCATCTCCTCTATAACAATTTGCATTTCTCTATTAATAGTTTATTAAATCTACACTTAGTATAATAGATTAATTTTCCACTTGCATCTGATTTGCTTTTAAAGATTCTGAATTAACTTGCTAAAAAAAAGTAAATAAAAAAAACCAAAAATTCTTTTGGTTTTTTTAGATTAGATTCAAGTATGATTAGACATCAGAAAATAATGTTTATTGATTTTTTTCAATTTCTTCTAAAGCTTTTTTAGGAACTTCGCTTTTTGAAACTTCTTCCCATGAAAGGACACCTTTTTTAGGGTGAACTTTAGCTTTCAAGTAAGCATTTTTCTTTAATGGGCGATCGAATCCTCCATTAAAAGATAATTTTTGTAATTCTCCATCTTCGTTGTAAAATTTTTGATTATAAGAATAGTTAATGCTTTCTCGATCTTGATCATCCTTTTGAATAAATTTATGACCGTCAGTTATGATTTGTGTGTAATATTCTTTACCAGTATATTCTTTTTGATAAAAAAATCCTGCTGCAACAGCTACTACTAAAATAATTAATGCAATTCCTTTTTTCATCTTAATCCCTCTTTTCTTTCTTACATTATCTCTTTTTGAAAGAAAAAAGTCCTTTTAATGAACTTACAATTTAGTCTATCAACCTTACAGTTTAGTCATATCAGTTGAGTGTCACAACAACTAGCTCTGGTCGATTATTGATTCTAAATGGAAACGTCGAATTTCCTATACCTCGACTAATCACTAATCGTTTACTTTTTAATTGTGAGTGATAATGAATGCCTTCTGAAAAAGTTGGGTATTTTCCTTGTCCAGGAGCGTATAGTCCCCCAATAAAAGGTACTCTTACTTGTCCTCCATGTGCATGTCCGCTAAAGGTAATATCTGGAGATTTAACTTGATCCAAATGATAGCTTTCAAAAAATTCAGGATGATGCGCTAATAAAATTTTGGGTTGTTCTAGCATTCCTTCACTCAATTCAATTCCACTTAAAATAGGAGTTGATTGCAACTTAAAATTCTCTTTTTCAGATAACCCCATTATAACAAGGCCTGCATTGCTAATTTGCAACCATTCAGCTTCATCAATTAGAACTCGAACTCCTTGTGAACTGAGAATATCTTCCCACTCCTGTAAGTGTCCACTTGATACATCATGATTTCCAGTGACGGCATAGGTTGGTGCGATTGCTACTAATTCACTCGCTATTCGAGATAATTCCAATTTTGGAAACTCTTCTACTCGGATGTCTACTAAATCACCCGTTAAAAGAATTAAAGCTGGTTTGGCTTCCCTTACTTTTGTAACCAATTTATCCAAAGAAACATTGTGTCTTGGAATGTGTAAATCAGATAAATGAACAATCTTTGTTTTTTTAAGACTTGTTGCTAGGTAAGGAATCGCAATATTATACTGTGTAATTTTAATCCAATGATTCTGACTATATAAATAGAGTCCCACTCCTATCAAAATAACGATACCTAAAATTAAATAATTCATAAAATAGCCTCCATACCCTTTCTTTTCCTATTGTCCAAATTTTTCAAATTGATCTTTGTCACCATTAAATACCGCTAAATCTAGGCTTTTTTGTTTAATACTGCCCTTTGATAAATCGCCTTCTTCTGTGTATTCCCAGAACTTCCAAGGAATATTCTCTTCTTTACTTGGTTTATTTTTTGTATCAACTAACCAAATATCAGATTCTACAAATTCATTTTTTATAAATTTTTGATAGACATTAGCATCCACACATAAAATTAAGTTCTGTCCTTTTTCATCCATAACAACTTGAATAAATGCCTTTAATTCCTTGACAACACTTTCTTTTTCAGGTGGATTTTGCTTGTATTGATCGTACAATTCAACCATCACAACTGAAGGTAAGTCGCCTTTTTGAGTGGAAACAACTTGATTAAAATGACTACCTTGTGTTGCTCCAGGGCTATCAAAACTAAAATAGTGACTAGCACCTCTTCTTAGTGACGTTCCTTGGATTCTCTCCCAATTAATTGCAAATTGGTCATCTGTGTAATTGCTTCCCTCTGTAGCTTTAATATACGCAAAAGACAGTTGATTGCTTTCAATTCCTTGCCAATCTAAGTAGCCATCCTCTTGTGACACTTGGATGCCTTTGACCGGAAATGACTTTGTATCTTCTTTGAAAAGTGACCAATTTGATTCTTTAGCGACAAATAAACTAATTGCCATACTAACTAGCAAAATGACACCAATGATTGCCGTTAACTTAATTTTATTTATTTTAGGATCTTTTTGCAGATAATAGATCGTCAAAACCTCCTAGTCTTATTTATCACTAAATACGAGATTGCTTTTCGTCTAGTTTATCATAATTTACAATATTTGGGTGTTTTTCTTTTTCAAAAACAAAAAAATAGAAACTTACTATAGTAAGTTTCTAGTCTTTTTAATTTTAGCTTATTCTACCCCATATGCAATACGTTTTACATTTAATAGGTGATGCGCTGTGACATTGTCTGTGGTGCTACTCCCACCCATTGCTCCACATCCTAAAGTCATTGACGGTGCTAGGTTCGTTGTTGCGCCTATTGCACCTAATGCTCCTAGTGTATTTACTAATATTCGCGATGCTTGCATTTCTAATCCATACTGTTCAGCTTTCAATTCATTTGTTGTATGAATTACAGCTGTATGACCCATTCCCTCATTTTCAAGTAATGCTTTACAAGTAGCTACTCCTGTTTCAAATGAAGAGACTGTGTAAAGTCCTAAAATAGGTGTCAGTTTCTCTCTTGAATAAGGATTATTTTTGCTAATTTCTGTTTGTTCTGAAATTAAAACTTTTGTTCCAGCAGGTACCGAAATACCTATTAAATCCGCCACTGCTTCTGCACTTTTTCCAGCTATCTCAGGATTTAAAGCGCCTGTTTCTCGTAAAATAAATTTACTTACTTTTTCAGATTCTTCTAAATTCATAAAGTAAACCTGTTTTTCTTTTAGTTTTGCTACAACTTCTGCTTTAATAGATTCTTCAACAACAATAGCCTGTTCTGATGCGCAGATAACACCGTTATCAAATGATTTACTACTAACAATCGCCTCAATCGCCTCTTCAATATTTGCTGAAGATTCAATAAATGCTGGTACATTGCCTGGTCCTACACCGATTGCGGGAGTCCCTGAACTATAGGCTGCTGTTACCATTGCTTTTCCACCTGTTGCTAAAATTAAGGCTACATTTTTATGTTTCATTAAGTCTTCTGTTGCAATAAGTGTTGGCTGTGTAATGACTTGAACCAAACCTGCTGGAGCACCAGCTTCAATTGCTGCTTTATCAATAATTTCTGCTGTCATTAAAATAGACTTTAACGCTTTTGGATGGGGTGAAAAAATAATAGCATTTCTAGTTTTTAATGCAATCATCGCTTTGAAGATAACCGTTGATGTTGGATTTGTTGATGGGATCAATCCAGCTACTATTCCTAATGGTATGCCAATTTCAATAATTTTATCTTGTTCACGACGATTGATTATGCCTACTGTGGGAAGATCTTTAATACTGTTATAGACTTGCTCGCTTGCAAAGGTATTTTTTATTATTTTATCAGGTACATTCCCAAATCCTGTTTCTTCATTTGCTGAAATCGCTAATTTTTCTGCATTTTTCAATGTATTTTGATAAATTGATTCAATAATTTTATCTACTTGTTCCTGTGTATAATCTGCAAATTTTTCTTGTGCTGTTTTAGCATTCGCTACTAACTCTTCTACTTCATTGAATGATTGATAGTTTGTCATTTAAATCGCTCCCTCGCTTTTATTAAAAACGCTTACAACATAAGTTTAGTTTATTTTAACCTATTTGTTAGGGAATATTTTGAGATGTTTTTGGAAAAAATTTACCTTTCGACTTATTTATTTTTTCACAAAGAAAGATACTTGAAACCTTATTGAATTAAAGGTATCATATAATAACAAGGGAAATTTCACAAATGTGACTACATACTAAATATTATATTAAAGGAGTTGGTAAAATGTGTCGTTTATTAATCGTTAGTGATGACTTATCTGAAAGAAGGGCTATTCGAAAATTAATTGAAGAAACCTTTATGAATATTAAAATACTGCCTGATGCAACAACAGAAGAAGAAGCTCTTAAGATTTCAGACCGTTTTCTCCCTGAAATGATGCTATTAGATATGGATACCATTTTTTTAGATGGATTTTCGTTAGAAAGAAAACTTTCTCAGCAGTTACCAAATTTAAAAACCATTATTTTTACAAAAAAAAATGACTTTGAAACTGTCCATCATGCGTTACGTTGTGGCTTCTTAGATTATTTAGTTAAACCAATTGATTTGGATGAATTGAAGTTTGCAATCGATCGTTCAGTTAAATCCCTTAATCAAGTATCTTTAATGGATATTTTAAATAATAAGCCTTCAAATTTAGCTAAAGAACAAGTCAATATGATGTTAGATTATATTCATGACCATTTTGATGAAGAAATTAATTTAACGACGTTATCAGATGTCATGCATTTAAACCGGCATTATGTTAGTCGCTTTTTTAAAGAAGCTGTTGGAATGAATTTTATTGATTATTTAACCAATTATCGAATCGAAAAAGCGAAGCAGCTATTGATGAAAACAGATGATTCTATCACTGAAATTGCTGGTACAGTAGGATACCTTGATGCGACTTACTTTAGTAAATTATTTAAGAAAAAAGCGGGCTTTTCACCTTACCAATATCGTAAAAAATTGCAGGGTGAGTGTCTTCCAACAAGTATATAAATAAAAAAGGTACTTTCCTAAAAATAGGAGAGTACCTTTTTACGAGTTTATTTTTTGACAAGTAATGTTACGCTCTCAACATGGTGAGTTTGAGGGAATAGGTCAACTGGTTGAATTTTTTCAACACTGTAGCCACCTTCGTTTAGCAACGCTAAATCTCTTGCTAATGTTGCTGGGTTACAACTTACATAAATCATTTTTGTCGGTTGCATTTTTACAACAGCTTCGATAAAGCTTGGTTCTAATCCTTTACGTGGTGGATCGACAACTACAAGATCAGCTTTCATATCTTCGTCGCTCCATTGAAGCATTACTTCTTCAGCCAATCCTGTTTCAAACGTCACATTATCGATTTCGTTGATTTCAGCATTGTTTTTCGCATTTTCAACAGCTGCTTCAATCATTTCAATTCCGTAAACTTGTTTTGCAGCTTTAGCTAATGAAAGAGAAATTGTTCCAATTCCACAATAAGCATCAATAACGGTTTCTTCTCCAGTTAGTTCTGCATAATCTAAAACAGTTTGGTATAGTTTTTCTGTTTGCGTTGGATTCACTTGATAGAATGAACGAGCTGAGATTTCAAAAGTATTTCCTAACAATGAATCACGGTAATTATCGCGACCCCATAAGACAATATTTTCGTCTCCCATAATCGTATTTGTACGTGTTGGATTAACATTTTGCACAATACTGACTACTTCTGGTAAAGCTTCCGTAATAGCAGGTAAAATTTTACTTGTTGGGAATAATTTTGGTGTTCTTGTTACTAAAATAATCATCATTTCACCGGTATAATAACCACGACGGACGATAATGTGACGTAGGTTCCCAGTATTTGGGCCTTCGTTGTATGGTTTCACATTAAATTCACGCATAATATCGCGCACAACCAGAATCGCTTTATCAATTTTAGGGTCTTGAATTTTAAAGTTTTCCATTGGAATAACGTCGTGGCTATTTTTACGGAAGAAACCTGTTGTTAATTTGTCATCAATTTTACGTACTGGAATTTGAGCTTTATTGCGGTAGCCCCATGGTTCAGCCATTCCGATTGTT
This window encodes:
- a CDS encoding YxeA family protein, which codes for MKKGIALIILVVAVAAGFFYQKEYTGKEYYTQIITDGHKFIQKDDQDRESINYSYNQKFYNEDGELQKLSFNGGFDRPLKKNAYLKAKVHPKKGVLSWEEVSKSEVPKKALEEIEKNQ
- a CDS encoding GH25 family lysozyme; amino-acid sequence: MTIYYLQKDPKINKIKLTAIIGVILLVSMAISLFVAKESNWSLFKEDTKSFPVKGIQVSQEDGYLDWQGIESNQLSFAYIKATEGSNYTDDQFAINWERIQGTSLRRGASHYFSFDSPGATQGSHFNQVVSTQKGDLPSVVMVELYDQYKQNPPEKESVVKELKAFIQVVMDEKGQNLILCVDANVYQKFIKNEFVESDIWLVDTKNKPSKEENIPWKFWEYTEEGDLSKGSIKQKSLDLAVFNGDKDQFEKFGQ
- a CDS encoding YdcF family protein gives rise to the protein MEFVILASCFIIIGMVVLLRERRSFFGGMSVAFGSIFLTLTLLSLLLVQIGEVSNKGSFIVLMIVYLLFPVLFLGVSIFFIVNTHIMNTKEGRSVTAKLSALLGLNLLIVVPAFFYLITIGSGEIHLVLFSAILFLILSDLLISFFFICYLFYSWMYQMIPIKKQIDYIIVLGSGIKSEEVPPLLKSRLDKAIEYYVKNSSSKIVVSGGQGADEPVSEAFAMKKYLLSQQIPEEKILVEDASTTTYENMKFSKKIIFEDWKNDKENPKILFSTNNYHVLRGALYARKAQLKAEGVGAPTALYFLPTALIREYIALLMLYKKFTISMIFLCLLMVILSALPI
- a CDS encoding aldo/keto reductase codes for the protein MVVSLLDRLPLKNGLTIPGIGLGTYGMDDNEVEEVVFTAIMNGYRLIDTATMYNNEVGVGRGINRAINAGISREELFVVTKIWKNEMGFDNTVKAFEASFKRLELEYIDLLLIHWPNESDDVNLDTWQAMETLVEAGRVRALGVANFTRGDLTPLLKSAKIKPTVNQYEIYPGHSQEELHEFCESKNIVSMAYSPLKRGKLTTENKLLKIANRHNKTVSQVVLRWNIQRDVIPIPKTTHKERLIENAAIFDFELSDEDMDILNEMG
- a CDS encoding acetaldehyde dehydrogenase (acetylating) produces the protein MTNYQSFNEVEELVANAKTAQEKFADYTQEQVDKIIESIYQNTLKNAEKLAISANEETGFGNVPDKIIKNTFASEQVYNSIKDLPTVGIINRREQDKIIEIGIPLGIVAGLIPSTNPTSTVIFKAMIALKTRNAIIFSPHPKALKSILMTAEIIDKAAIEAGAPAGLVQVITQPTLIATEDLMKHKNVALILATGGKAMVTAAYSSGTPAIGVGPGNVPAFIESSANIEEAIEAIVSSKSFDNGVICASEQAIVVEESIKAEVVAKLKEKQVYFMNLEESEKVSKFILRETGALNPEIAGKSAEAVADLIGISVPAGTKVLISEQTEISKNNPYSREKLTPILGLYTVSSFETGVATCKALLENEGMGHTAVIHTTNELKAEQYGLEMQASRILVNTLGALGAIGATTNLAPSMTLGCGAMGGSSTTDNVTAHHLLNVKRIAYGVE
- a CDS encoding metallophosphoesterase, with protein sequence MNYLILGIVILIGVGLYLYSQNHWIKITQYNIAIPYLATSLKKTKIVHLSDLHIPRHNVSLDKLVTKVREAKPALILLTGDLVDIRVEEFPKLELSRIASELVAIAPTYAVTGNHDVSSGHLQEWEDILSSQGVRVLIDEAEWLQISNAGLVIMGLSEKENFKLQSTPILSGIELSEGMLEQPKILLAHHPEFFESYHLDQVKSPDITFSGHAHGGQVRVPFIGGLYAPGQGKYPTFSEGIHYHSQLKSKRLVISRGIGNSTFPFRINNRPELVVVTLN